A window of the Brassica napus cultivar Da-Ae chromosome A2, Da-Ae, whole genome shotgun sequence genome harbors these coding sequences:
- the LOC106394994 gene encoding chaperone protein DnaJ, giving the protein MEGGIKATSPSYYDFLGVAVNSSAEQIRRAYYKLAMKWHPDRWTKDPLRAGEAKRRFQQIQEAYSVLSDQRKRSLYDVGLYDTEEDEGYFDFAEEMVSLMAQTRREEKQYSLEELQTMVNDMVYEFQDQSMCMNFDLDQDWASQMSLPVSSFEFCPQSSYCN; this is encoded by the exons ATGGAAGGTGGCATTAAGGCAACATCACCGTCGTATTACGATTTTCTTGGTGTTGCCGTCAACTCCTCGGCGGAGCAGATACGACGAGCGTATTACAAACTTGCCATG AAATGGCATCCTGATCGGTGGACGAAAGATCCACTTAGGGCTGGAGAAGCAAAACGAAGATTTCAGCAGATTCAAGAAGCTTATTCGG TGTTGTCTGATCAACGGAAAAGAAGCTTGTATGATGTGGGGCTCTACGAtactgaagaagatgag GGATACTTTGATTTCGCTGAAGAGATGGTTTCACTTATGGCTCAGACGAGAAGAGAG GAAAAGCAATACAGCTTGGAGGAGTTGCAGACAATGGTCAATGATATGGTCTATGAGTTCCAGGACCAATCAATGTGTATGAACTTTGACCTGGACCAAGATTGGGCTTCGCAGATGTCTCTGCCGGTTTCAAGCTTCGAGTTCTGTCCTCAGAGCAGTTACTGTAACTAA